The Pseudomonas multiresinivorans DNA window CCAGCAGGCCGATAAGGCTCTGTTCGATGCGTGAGACGAGGTCGCGCACGCCGATGCCGGAGCGGCGCACGTCAAGCATCAGGTAGGCGACCAACTGGCCGGGGCCGTGGTAGGTCACCTGGCCGCCGCGATCGACCTGGACCACCGGAATGTCGCCGGGAAACAGCACGTGCTCGGCCTTGCCGGCCTGGCCCTGGGTGAACACGCGCTCGTGCTCGAGCAGCCAGACTTCATCGGGCGTGACGGGTTCGCGCTCGGCGGTGAAGCGCTGCATGGCGTGCCAGGTCGGCTCGTAGGGAAGGATGCCCAGCTCACGAAAGCCCAGCGTTTCGCCCATCAGAGCACCATGTGGACGCGGCCGGTGGCGCGCAGGTCTTTATGGATGTTCTGCAGTTGGTCGACGCCGGTGGCAGTGATCAGCACCTGCACGGACAAGAAGCGGCCGTTGCGGCTGTCACGGGTGACCAGGGTGGTGATGTCGA harbors:
- the lipB gene encoding lipoyl(octanoyl) transferase LipB, with the protein product MGETLGFRELGILPYEPTWHAMQRFTAEREPVTPDEVWLLEHERVFTQGQAGKAEHVLFPGDIPVVQVDRGGQVTYHGPGQLVAYLMLDVRRSGIGVRDLVSRIEQSLIGLLDSYGVAAVSKPDAPGVYVDGAKIASLGLRIRNGRSFHGLALNVDMDLEPFRRINPCGYAGMAMTQLSQLAGPIALADVRERLRGELVERLGYAAQKTLTGGI